A section of the Deinococcus hopiensis KR-140 genome encodes:
- a CDS encoding NtaA/DmoA family FMN-dependent monooxygenase (This protein belongs to a clade of FMN-dependent monooxygenases, within a broader family of flavin-dependent oxidoreductases, the luciferase-like monooxygenase (LMM) family, some of whose members use coenzyme F420 rather than FMN.) encodes MIPPHARQIHLGVFLQGVGHTIAWRAEEHADLTDFQTYVRFARTAERGLFDFVFFGEGLMVREHQGRFFGPIVNGRPDTLALLPALAAVTQKVGLAATLSTTYNEPYELARQLASLDHVSGGRAGWNVVTSFSNSAAKDAGGDGIAFNHSRERHLEHATRYDRAREFVALVQALWDSGGEARPLNHIGRWFKVAGPLDVPRPPQGRPIIIQAGQSPDGRDLAARIADVVFSPHRRLEDALEYAGDLTRRLAALGRSRNDVRILPGLSVIVAPTEEEAHAKAARYRALLLTDGVVRYLLSEPSGANFDGVDLDAAFPDPDVTAPEVNGPLLERWTAQAREEGLTPRQLVERTAPRPSLVGTPTQVADHIQTWLEAGASDGFLLSPTLFPNDLDDFVDLAVPELQRRGLFRTAYAGATLRDHLGLRQPVPAQAEEVGA; translated from the coding sequence ATGATCCCCCCTCACGCCCGTCAAATCCACCTCGGCGTCTTCCTGCAGGGCGTCGGCCACACCATCGCCTGGCGCGCCGAGGAACACGCCGACCTCACCGACTTCCAGACCTACGTGCGCTTTGCCCGCACCGCCGAGCGGGGCCTTTTCGACTTCGTCTTTTTCGGGGAGGGCCTGATGGTCCGCGAGCACCAGGGACGCTTTTTCGGTCCCATCGTGAACGGCCGTCCAGACACCCTGGCGCTGCTGCCCGCTCTGGCCGCGGTGACGCAGAAGGTCGGGCTCGCCGCGACGCTTTCGACGACCTACAACGAGCCGTACGAACTCGCCCGGCAGCTTGCCTCGCTCGACCATGTAAGCGGTGGGCGGGCCGGGTGGAACGTCGTGACCAGCTTCAGCAACTCGGCGGCGAAGGATGCGGGCGGTGACGGCATTGCCTTCAACCACAGCCGCGAACGCCACCTGGAACACGCCACCCGCTACGACCGCGCGCGTGAATTCGTGGCCCTGGTGCAGGCGCTGTGGGACTCGGGCGGAGAAGCCCGGCCCCTCAACCACATCGGCCGGTGGTTTAAGGTTGCCGGTCCGCTCGACGTGCCCCGTCCACCGCAGGGACGGCCCATCATCATCCAGGCGGGGCAGTCGCCGGACGGGCGCGACCTCGCCGCGCGCATTGCGGACGTGGTGTTTAGCCCCCACCGCCGCCTGGAAGACGCGCTGGAGTACGCCGGCGACCTCACGCGCCGCCTCGCCGCGCTGGGCCGGTCTCGGAATGACGTGCGGATTCTGCCAGGCCTTTCGGTCATCGTCGCGCCGACCGAGGAGGAAGCGCACGCGAAGGCGGCGCGCTACCGGGCGCTGCTCCTCACCGACGGCGTCGTGCGTTACCTGCTGAGCGAGCCGAGCGGCGCCAACTTTGACGGCGTGGACCTTGACGCTGCCTTTCCCGACCCCGATGTGACGGCCCCGGAAGTCAATGGCCCCCTGCTGGAGCGCTGGACCGCGCAGGCGCGTGAAGAGGGGCTCACGCCCCGGCAGTTGGTGGAGCGCACCGCGCCGCGCCCCTCTCTGGTCGGAACGCCTACGCAGGTCGCGGACCACATCCAGACCTGGTTGGAAGCGGGAGCCAGCGACGGCTTCCTGCTGAGCCCAACCCTCTTTCCGAACGACCTCGACGACTTCGTGGACCTCGCCGTGCCGGAGTTGCAGCGCCGGGGCCTGTTTCGCACCGCATATGCGGGAGCGACCCTGCGCGACCACCTCGGGCTACGCCAACCCGTCCCTGCCCAGGCGGAGGAGGTGGGCGCTTGA
- a CDS encoding LLM class flavin-dependent oxidoreductase, producing the protein MSLTLSVLDVSPVPEGGTGADAVRQTLEYADLAEALGYARFWLAEHHNMPGFAGVAPEVLIGVIAARTRRIRVGSGGVLLPNYAPLKVAEVFRTLEALTPGRIDLGIGRAPKMDPRSALALRGSEDRLRAADDIGRQVEELEGYAEVAPSPFAPDHPLFDVRASPEGAPLPPVWLLGSGQLSAGIAARHGRGFAAAHHFSPLESEAAVRTYREHFVPSVAFPFPYAVATVSVIAADTAELAEGLARASQLAFLRRLNGERRPAPTVEEARAHTFTPEEEEKLRPFAPLHGTPDRVRAELTALARRLNVNELMVSTVVADVARRRRSLELIADALGLLGRRQALAAL; encoded by the coding sequence TTGAGCCTCACGCTGTCGGTTCTCGACGTATCGCCTGTGCCGGAGGGCGGGACGGGTGCGGACGCCGTACGTCAGACGCTGGAGTACGCTGACCTCGCCGAGGCGCTCGGCTACGCCCGCTTCTGGCTGGCAGAACACCACAACATGCCGGGGTTCGCGGGCGTCGCGCCCGAGGTGCTTATCGGCGTCATCGCGGCGCGCACCCGGCGCATCCGCGTGGGGTCGGGCGGGGTGCTCCTGCCGAACTACGCGCCCCTCAAGGTCGCCGAGGTCTTCCGCACCCTGGAGGCCCTTACGCCAGGCCGAATTGACCTGGGCATCGGGCGCGCCCCCAAGATGGATCCGCGCAGCGCCCTCGCCCTGCGCGGCAGTGAGGACCGCCTGCGGGCGGCGGACGACATCGGGCGGCAGGTGGAAGAGCTCGAAGGCTACGCGGAGGTCGCCCCCTCACCCTTCGCGCCCGACCATCCACTGTTTGACGTGAGGGCGTCTCCCGAAGGTGCGCCCCTCCCGCCGGTGTGGCTGCTCGGATCTGGACAGCTCAGCGCGGGAATCGCGGCACGCCACGGACGGGGCTTCGCCGCGGCGCACCACTTCAGCCCGCTGGAGTCTGAGGCGGCCGTGCGGACCTACCGGGAACACTTCGTTCCGTCGGTGGCCTTTCCGTTTCCCTACGCCGTCGCCACCGTATCGGTCATTGCGGCGGACACGGCGGAACTCGCCGAGGGCCTCGCGCGCGCCTCTCAGCTCGCCTTCTTGCGCCGCTTGAATGGAGAGCGCAGGCCTGCCCCCACGGTCGAAGAGGCGCGCGCGCACACCTTCACGCCTGAGGAAGAGGAGAAGCTGCGGCCGTTCGCGCCTCTGCACGGCACGCCAGACCGTGTACGGGCAGAACTGACGGCGCTGGCCCGGCGCCTGAACGTCAATGAGCTGATGGTCAGCACGGTCGTCGCCGACGTTGCCCGGCGGCGGCGCTCTCTGGAACTGATCGCAGACGCCCTCGGACTGCTGGGGCGTCGCCAAGCGCTCGCGGCGTTGTGA
- a CDS encoding DUF6683 family protein: MPDVAGMNDAHKQEMAESLLLHTVMFGAFAEARKEDPNSRAEFGQGLQQGTASLGLDLGKVDLTNQGFAVKK; the protein is encoded by the coding sequence CTGCCCGACGTGGCGGGCATGAACGACGCCCACAAGCAGGAAATGGCGGAATCATTGCTTCTGCACACGGTGATGTTTGGTGCGTTCGCTGAAGCGCGCAAGGAAGACCCGAACAGCCGTGCCGAGTTTGGCCAGGGCCTTCAGCAGGGGACCGCGTCCCTCGGACTGGACCTCGGCAAGGTGGACCTGACGAACCAGGGCTTCGCGGTGAAGAAATGA